The Mus musculus strain C57BL/6J chromosome 2, GRCm38.p6 C57BL/6J genome has a window encoding:
- the Tspyl3 gene encoding TSPY-like 3 — MAWEGIGVLEATMCLPPIQERDAHPARPRVPGAEPLRPCNPAASPATAPPSSENTGENSASRVLNLDGCEKGSGNGVGTKGKTEEVTTEEDSVAAEEPAEVGEKLEWVAEAQESLRPLDLRALIVDPLEAIQWELEAMSAQADGAHLQLVRRFGRMRRLHLARRSFIIQNIPGFWVTAFLNHPQLSAMISPRDEDMLGYLMNLEVRELRHSRTGCKFKFLFESNPYFRNEVIVKEYECRASGGVVSIATRILWHRGQEPPALVHRNRDAVRSFFSWFSQHSLLEADRVAQIIKDDLWPNPLQYYLLGQRPYRARRSLARWSAEARPRPYGFQSG; from the coding sequence ATGGCGTGGGAGGGGATCGGGGTTCTGGAGGCGACCATGTGCCTGCCGCCCATACAAGAGCGGGATGCACACCCGGCCCGGCCCCGTGTCCCCGGAGCTGAGCCGCTTAGGCCCTGCAACCCCGCAGCCAGCCCTGCAACCGCACCGCCTTCCTCAGAAAACACTGGAGAGAACTCTGCCTCCCGCGTTCTGAACCTGGATGGCTGCGAGAAGGGCTCGGGTAATGGGGTGGGGACCAAAGGAAAGACTGAGGAAGTGACGACTGAGGAAGACTCTGTAGCCGCGGAGGAGCCTGCGGAGGTGGGGGAGAAGCTGGAGTGGGTCGCGGAAGCCCAGGAGAGCCTGAGGCCTCTGGACCTCAGGGCTCTTATCGTGGACCCTCTAGAGGCCATCCAGTGGGAGTTAGAGGCCATGAGTGCCCAGGCGGATGGGGCCCACCTGCAGCTGGTGCGCAGGTTTGGGAGGATGCGTCGGTTGCACCTAGCCCGTAGGAGCTTCATCATTCAAAATATTCCAGGCTTTTGGGTCACTGCCTTCCTGAACCACCCACAGCTATCAGCTATGATCAGCCCTAGGGATGAAGACATGCTTGGCTACCTGATGAATTTGGAGGTGAGGGAGCTCAGGCACTCCAGAACAGGTTGCAAGTTCAAGTTCCTGTTTGAGAGCAACCCTTACTTCCGAAATGAGGTGATAGTGAAGGAGTATGAGTGCAGAGCCTCAGGCGGTGTGGTGTCCATTGCTACTCGCATCCTCTGGCACCGAGGCCAGGAACCTCCTGCCTTGGTGCACAGGAACCGGGATGCCGTGCGAAGCTTCTTCAGCTGGTTTTCACAGCATAGCCTCCTAGAAGCTGACAGGGTGGCCCAGATCATTAAAGATGACCTGTGGCCCAACCCTTTGCAATACTACTTGCTGGGGCAAAGGCCCTACAGAGCTAGACGAAGCCTTGCAAGGTGGTCAGCAGAGGCTCGGCCAAGGCCCTATGGGTTCCAGTCTGGCTAA